The following proteins come from a genomic window of Gynuella sunshinyii YC6258:
- a CDS encoding non-ribosomal peptide synthetase, translated as MNKISLFEALHAKGIKLQLDDNLNLKVRGKQENLDPRLLQTLRDHKADIVRWLQEEQAASTPAIVAVDRHQPLPASFAQQRLWFIDQMEQDSRHFHIPGGLQIQGAFDETVAEQALQRIVDRHEPLRTVFQESDQYPLQIIRTDVSFTLECHDLSSIENRADQDARVSEILQAALSRPFDLSRDLMIRASCIRLSEQSRILFFNLHHIAADGWSMAVIFREFMAQYQTIATAAADPLPPLKVQYADYAVWQRDFMTARGTGYQQQLNYWQQQLQGLPQLHSLPTDFSRPRQQSFNGRIHRVSLPAALQQQLEQLAAAHDCTLFVLLHSAFSLLLNAYADDSDIVVGTPVANRLHSELKDLVGFFVNTLVLRTDAGFEGRFSDYLAYVRQVNIDAQANQEIPFEHLVEVLNPPRSTSHAPLFQILFSLNNNDRTDADMSALVCSPLDLRAQHADAVVAQYDLSLQVQHNADELGFEFEYNTDLFSTARIEGMAQHFVHLLHGIVADPQTSVSQLSLLSAAEQAAQLSRLNHRRDEPVDAVCLHQLFEIQADRTPDQIALSYGNRQLSYREVNDLSHRLAGYLVNRGIGNQSLVGVCLEPSPELIIALLAVWKAGAAYVPLDPAYPAERIDFMVQDSGVALVLSQPQLQHLNFAAGVERVDLDEPWFAAQTTLDWQPARPCRDDDLAYVIYTSGSTGQPKGVMVEHRAVVNFVHGLTGVLPPVPGNTWLLVTSLSFDIALFEWFGCLVTGGRCVIASAAQQADAFALKALLETEKPGLIQTTPSRWSQLLDAGWRNNARVITLCGGEPLTRSVEQRLSDNALSFWNCYGPTEATIWSLVNEIRQSHSERRRFSLGYSLANYQHLVLSPSLTMVPDGSIGELYIGGDSLARGYLNRPELTEERFIANPFADQDPHNPRLYRTGDLVRYHANGELEFIGRVDDQIKLHGFRIELGEIEAQLLAVPAVQAAVAVVRESANGLRQLLAYVVAPNAPEPAQLREHLRATLPDYMVPGRIITLEALPLTPNGKVDKKALPQPEVDTAGQAFVAPETALQQQLAAIWAELLGIDAAGISLHHHFFELGGHSLLSVRLVTAMRETLGVELSVRDIFNYPVLADFATFAAQCQPGAVRRAVTPVAAGQADYPASFAQQRLWVIDQMAGDSRHYNMPGGLRVQGHFNADHAEAALQAIVERHESLRTSFHHDDGQTRQIIHPAAGFELERLDVSGQSEEVQEQAIRAEAIRQVETPFDLTAGLLIRAVYIHQAEARGVLIFNLHHIASDGWSMGILIDEFVQLYEAIASQQPQPLSPLPIQYKDYACWQHDFLYGDDEADIALRQQQLSYWQQQLQDAPPVHELPLDKPRPAQQDFSGAHYGFQLDQQHSEHLLQYARSKGLTPFMVLHGALAMLLSRYSNQTDLVIGTVVSNRLQAELEPLVGFFVNTLALRSRCDGELTLDEFWQQLRQTDVEAQANQELPFDYLIESLNPPRNAAYSPLIQIMFNMNTHDRIQQEIEGLVFTPLENYEATAQFELTLDATETSQGLMFDFEYATALFEADTIARLADHFLRLLTVLPQCGEVSLKQLPILTDAEVTQQLETFNATRSDYPREQTIHQLVEASAARDPEATALEFGHDTLSYDELNRQANRLAHYLIAQGVQTDSLVGLCVERSVDMVVAMLAILKAGAAYVPLDPSYPLERLEYMQADSRIDWLLQQSGLTSLSAPHTVVLDDPAWQQQLQPYPDHNPDRPATARQLAYVIYTSGSTGQPKGVLVEHRSVVRLVCDSDYVQLTAADVVAQASNNSFDAATFEIWGALLNGAKLSYISKNDLLNPLALKRSLFGQQITTLFVTTALFNQVSQVAPDTFSRLRYCLFGGEAYDKSSIDRVIRRGKPEHLLHVYGPTENTTFSTCHPITTIADIYPIGTPIRQTQCYVLDQFQNLLPLGSVGELYVGGDGLARGYLNREELTAERFVAHPFVAGERLYRTGDLVRMDADGVIEYVGRVDAQVKIRGFRIELSEIEQHLLAMEAIKSAVVVAREDTPGQKRLVAYIVIDYDRFDEEDEEDEAFEGELIKEIRLRLSVALPAYMMPSFFVPIERLPLTVNGKIDTQSLPLPDSIASMGEYVAPGTETEQTLVDIWCELLQFNREDMSVAANFFELGGHSLLVVKQLVQIKAAFGLDLDIKVLFETESIASLGQHIDRLLEQQKLSQELSSLDQDNLEEMEF; from the coding sequence ATGAATAAAATCTCGCTTTTCGAAGCGCTCCACGCCAAAGGAATCAAACTGCAACTGGATGACAACCTGAATCTGAAAGTCAGAGGCAAACAGGAGAATCTCGACCCCCGGTTATTGCAGACCCTCAGGGATCACAAGGCCGATATCGTTCGCTGGTTACAGGAAGAACAGGCAGCGTCCACCCCGGCCATCGTCGCCGTCGACCGTCATCAGCCCTTGCCGGCCTCGTTCGCCCAGCAGCGGCTGTGGTTTATCGATCAGATGGAACAGGATAGCCGCCATTTTCATATTCCCGGCGGTTTGCAGATACAAGGCGCGTTTGATGAAACCGTGGCCGAACAGGCGCTGCAACGCATCGTCGACCGGCACGAACCGTTACGGACGGTGTTTCAGGAAAGTGACCAATATCCCTTGCAGATCATTCGCACCGATGTGTCGTTTACGCTGGAATGCCATGATCTTTCCAGCATCGAAAACCGGGCTGACCAGGATGCCCGCGTGAGTGAGATTCTGCAGGCTGCCTTGAGCCGGCCGTTTGATCTCAGTCGTGATCTGATGATCCGGGCCAGCTGCATTCGTCTCAGTGAGCAGTCGCGGATCCTGTTTTTCAATCTGCACCATATCGCCGCCGATGGCTGGTCGATGGCCGTCATCTTTCGTGAATTCATGGCCCAGTATCAGACCATTGCCACGGCCGCTGCCGATCCGTTACCACCGTTGAAGGTGCAGTATGCCGATTACGCGGTCTGGCAGCGTGATTTTATGACCGCCCGTGGTACTGGTTATCAGCAACAGTTGAACTACTGGCAGCAGCAGCTTCAGGGGCTGCCGCAGTTACACAGTCTGCCAACAGATTTCAGTCGCCCACGGCAGCAGAGTTTCAATGGCCGTATCCATCGTGTCAGCCTGCCAGCGGCGCTCCAGCAGCAGCTGGAACAACTGGCCGCCGCCCATGACTGCACCTTGTTCGTGTTGCTGCACAGTGCTTTTTCGTTGCTGCTGAATGCCTATGCCGATGATTCCGATATCGTTGTCGGCACTCCGGTGGCCAACCGCCTGCACAGTGAACTGAAGGATCTGGTCGGCTTTTTTGTCAACACTCTGGTATTGCGCACCGATGCCGGATTCGAGGGCCGTTTCAGTGACTATCTGGCTTATGTCCGCCAGGTCAATATCGATGCCCAGGCCAATCAGGAAATTCCCTTTGAACATCTGGTGGAAGTACTGAATCCGCCCAGAAGTACCAGCCATGCGCCGCTGTTTCAGATCCTGTTCAGTCTGAACAACAATGACCGCACCGATGCGGACATGTCCGCACTGGTGTGTTCGCCGCTGGATCTCAGAGCGCAGCATGCCGACGCCGTGGTGGCGCAATACGATTTGTCATTGCAGGTGCAGCATAACGCCGATGAACTCGGCTTTGAGTTCGAATACAACACCGATCTGTTCAGCACCGCCCGGATCGAGGGCATGGCGCAGCATTTTGTCCACCTGCTGCATGGCATCGTCGCGGATCCACAGACATCGGTTTCGCAGTTGAGTCTGCTGTCGGCAGCGGAACAGGCGGCCCAGTTGAGCCGCTTGAATCATCGCCGCGATGAACCAGTGGATGCCGTCTGTCTGCACCAGTTGTTTGAAATCCAGGCCGACCGCACGCCTGATCAGATCGCCCTCAGTTATGGCAACCGCCAGCTCAGTTATCGCGAAGTGAATGACCTGAGCCACCGGCTGGCCGGTTATCTGGTCAATCGCGGGATCGGCAATCAGTCCCTGGTTGGCGTTTGTCTCGAACCGTCACCGGAGCTGATCATTGCCCTGCTGGCGGTGTGGAAAGCTGGCGCCGCTTATGTACCTCTGGACCCGGCTTATCCTGCTGAGCGCATCGATTTCATGGTGCAGGACAGCGGCGTGGCACTGGTGTTGTCGCAGCCGCAACTGCAACACCTGAACTTTGCCGCCGGTGTGGAACGGGTGGATCTGGATGAGCCATGGTTTGCTGCTCAGACCACCCTGGACTGGCAACCGGCAAGGCCGTGTCGGGATGATGATCTGGCCTATGTGATCTACACCTCCGGCTCCACCGGTCAGCCCAAGGGCGTGATGGTGGAACATCGGGCGGTGGTCAACTTTGTACACGGCCTGACCGGCGTACTGCCGCCGGTGCCCGGAAATACCTGGCTGCTGGTCACCAGTCTGTCCTTTGATATCGCCCTGTTTGAGTGGTTTGGCTGTCTGGTCACGGGTGGCCGCTGTGTCATTGCCAGTGCTGCTCAGCAGGCCGATGCCTTTGCCCTGAAAGCACTGCTGGAAACTGAGAAGCCCGGCCTGATCCAGACCACGCCATCACGCTGGTCACAACTGCTGGATGCCGGCTGGCGCAACAATGCCCGGGTCATCACCCTGTGTGGCGGTGAACCGCTGACCCGCAGCGTCGAACAACGGTTGTCTGACAATGCCCTGAGTTTCTGGAACTGCTATGGACCGACCGAAGCCACCATCTGGTCGCTGGTGAATGAAATCAGACAGAGTCATAGCGAACGGCGGCGTTTTTCACTGGGTTACAGTCTCGCCAATTATCAGCATCTGGTGCTGAGTCCGTCTTTGACCATGGTGCCCGATGGCAGCATCGGTGAACTGTATATCGGTGGAGACAGTCTGGCGCGGGGATATCTGAACCGGCCGGAACTGACCGAAGAACGTTTTATCGCCAATCCGTTTGCCGATCAGGACCCGCACAACCCACGGCTGTACCGCACCGGTGATCTGGTGCGTTACCACGCCAACGGCGAACTGGAGTTCATCGGCCGGGTCGATGATCAGATCAAACTGCATGGTTTCAGGATCGAACTGGGCGAAATCGAGGCACAACTGCTGGCGGTACCGGCGGTACAGGCTGCCGTGGCCGTGGTGCGTGAATCGGCCAATGGTCTGCGTCAGCTGCTGGCCTACGTGGTGGCCCCGAATGCACCGGAACCGGCGCAGCTGCGTGAACACCTGCGCGCCACTTTACCGGACTACATGGTGCCAGGCCGGATCATAACCCTCGAAGCGCTGCCGCTGACCCCCAATGGCAAAGTGGACAAAAAAGCGCTGCCGCAGCCGGAAGTCGACACCGCCGGGCAGGCGTTTGTGGCCCCGGAAACTGCACTGCAACAGCAGTTGGCTGCCATCTGGGCTGAACTGCTTGGCATCGATGCTGCCGGGATCTCGTTACATCACCACTTTTTTGAACTGGGCGGACATTCATTGTTGTCTGTACGCCTGGTCACCGCGATGCGCGAGACTCTGGGGGTGGAGCTTTCGGTGCGGGATATTTTCAACTATCCGGTACTGGCTGATTTCGCCACATTTGCCGCGCAATGCCAGCCGGGTGCGGTGCGCCGTGCGGTCACACCTGTGGCGGCCGGCCAGGCTGATTATCCCGCGTCGTTTGCCCAGCAGCGTTTATGGGTCATCGATCAGATGGCCGGCGACAGCCGGCACTACAACATGCCAGGCGGTCTGCGGGTGCAGGGACACTTCAATGCAGATCACGCTGAAGCGGCATTGCAGGCCATCGTCGAACGTCATGAGAGTCTGCGTACCAGTTTTCACCATGATGACGGTCAGACCCGTCAGATCATCCATCCCGCTGCCGGCTTCGAATTAGAGCGGCTCGATGTCAGTGGGCAGAGTGAAGAAGTACAGGAACAGGCCATTCGTGCGGAAGCGATACGGCAGGTGGAAACCCCGTTTGATCTGACCGCCGGGCTGCTGATTCGGGCGGTCTATATTCATCAGGCAGAGGCGCGCGGGGTGCTGATTTTCAACCTGCATCACATTGCCTCAGATGGTTGGTCCATGGGCATTCTGATCGATGAATTTGTGCAGCTGTATGAGGCCATCGCCAGCCAGCAGCCGCAGCCGCTCTCACCACTGCCGATTCAGTACAAGGATTACGCCTGCTGGCAGCATGATTTTCTCTACGGTGATGACGAAGCTGATATTGCCCTGCGCCAACAGCAGCTGAGTTACTGGCAGCAGCAGTTACAGGATGCGCCGCCGGTGCACGAACTGCCGCTGGATAAACCGCGTCCGGCCCAACAGGATTTCAGCGGTGCCCATTACGGCTTTCAGCTGGATCAGCAACATTCCGAGCATCTGCTGCAATATGCCCGCAGCAAAGGACTGACGCCGTTCATGGTGTTGCACGGAGCCCTGGCCATGCTGTTATCGCGCTACTCCAATCAGACCGATCTGGTCATTGGTACAGTTGTTTCCAATCGCCTGCAGGCAGAGTTGGAGCCGCTGGTGGGCTTCTTTGTGAATACCCTGGCGTTACGGAGCCGCTGTGATGGCGAGTTGACCCTGGATGAGTTCTGGCAGCAGCTGCGTCAGACCGATGTGGAGGCTCAGGCCAATCAGGAGCTGCCGTTTGATTATCTGATCGAGTCCCTGAATCCGCCTCGCAATGCCGCCTATTCACCGCTGATCCAGATTATGTTCAACATGAACACCCATGACCGGATCCAGCAGGAAATCGAGGGACTGGTCTTTACGCCACTGGAGAACTATGAAGCTACGGCCCAGTTTGAACTGACCCTGGATGCCACCGAAACCAGCCAGGGGCTGATGTTCGATTTTGAATATGCCACCGCGCTGTTCGAAGCCGATACCATTGCCCGGCTGGCGGATCACTTCCTTCGCCTGCTGACGGTGTTGCCACAGTGTGGTGAGGTGTCGTTGAAGCAGCTGCCGATCCTCACGGATGCCGAAGTGACGCAGCAGCTCGAAACCTTCAATGCCACGCGCAGCGACTATCCCCGTGAGCAGACCATCCATCAGCTGGTGGAAGCCAGTGCCGCGCGTGATCCTGAGGCAACCGCGCTGGAATTTGGCCATGACACCCTGAGTTATGATGAGCTGAACCGTCAGGCCAACCGGCTGGCGCATTATCTGATCGCCCAGGGGGTGCAGACTGACAGTCTGGTGGGTCTGTGCGTGGAACGTTCGGTCGATATGGTGGTGGCGATGCTGGCCATCCTCAAAGCGGGTGCGGCATATGTGCCGCTGGATCCGAGCTATCCGCTGGAACGGCTCGAATACATGCAGGCCGACAGCCGGATAGACTGGTTGCTGCAACAGAGCGGACTGACGTCGTTGTCAGCCCCGCATACGGTCGTGCTGGATGACCCGGCATGGCAGCAGCAACTGCAACCGTATCCCGACCATAATCCGGATCGGCCGGCCACTGCGCGGCAGCTGGCTTATGTGATTTATACCTCCGGGTCCACCGGTCAGCCCAAGGGCGTGCTGGTGGAACATCGCAGCGTGGTACGGCTGGTCTGCGACAGTGATTATGTGCAGCTGACGGCCGCCGATGTGGTGGCGCAGGCGTCGAACAATTCCTTCGATGCCGCCACGTTTGAAATCTGGGGAGCGCTGTTGAATGGCGCGAAACTGTCCTATATCAGCAAAAATGATCTGCTCAATCCGCTGGCGCTGAAACGCAGTCTGTTCGGTCAGCAGATCACCACGCTGTTTGTGACCACCGCGCTGTTCAATCAGGTATCGCAAGTGGCACCGGATACCTTTTCGCGGCTGAGATACTGCCTGTTTGGTGGCGAAGCTTATGACAAGAGCAGCATTGACCGGGTCATCCGCCGTGGCAAACCAGAGCATTTGCTGCATGTTTATGGCCCCACTGAAAACACCACGTTCAGTACCTGCCATCCGATTACCACCATTGCCGATATTTATCCCATCGGTACGCCGATCCGGCAAACCCAGTGTTATGTACTGGATCAGTTCCAGAACCTGTTGCCGCTTGGCAGTGTGGGTGAGTTGTATGTCGGTGGTGACGGCCTGGCGCGCGGTTATCTGAACCGTGAGGAGTTGACCGCCGAACGGTTTGTTGCTCATCCGTTTGTGGCCGGCGAGCGGCTGTACCGCACCGGTGACCTGGTGCGGATGGATGCAGACGGCGTGATTGAATACGTCGGTCGCGTCGATGCCCAGGTGAAGATCCGTGGTTTCCGCATTGAACTCAGCGAAATCGAACAACACCTGCTGGCCATGGAGGCCATCAAGTCAGCCGTAGTGGTGGCGCGTGAAGATACGCCCGGCCAGAAGCGTCTGGTGGCATATATCGTGATCGACTATGACCGCTTTGATGAAGAGGACGAAGAGGACGAGGCGTTCGAAGGCGAACTGATCAAAGAGATCCGACTGCGACTGTCAGTCGCGTTGCCGGCCTACATGATGCCATCATTCTTTGTGCCGATTGAGCGCCTGCCGCTGACCGTCAATGGCAAAATTGATACCCAAAGTCTGCCATTGCCAGACAGCATTGCCTCCATGGGTGAGTACGTGGCTCCAGGTACCGAAACCGAACAGACCCTGGTGGATATCTGGTGTGAGCTGTTGCAGTTCAACCGCGAGGATATGAGCGTGGCGGCCAACTTCTTCGAACTCGGTGGCCACTCATTACTGGTGGTCAAGCAGTTGGTGCAGATCAAGGCCGCATTCGGGCTGGATCTCGATATTAAAGTGCTGTTCGAAACCGAATCCATTGCCTCCCTCGGTCAGCACATCGACCGCCTGCTGGAGCAGCAGAAGCTGTCGCAGGAACTGTCGTCGCTGGATCAGGACAACCTCGAAGAAATGGAGTTTTAA
- a CDS encoding condensation domain-containing protein: protein MSQVISAADLIHTLNQQGVELYMDQGTLKARSRKGRLTPEVVELIKAHKPQLQAHLTATGGSALQRPPITAVPRTGAPIPLSYAQQRLWFIDQLSGGSAHYNIPGALRVQGRFDDQVAEQALQRIVDRHEPLRTVFRQRGDVAEQVIRTQVTLQLQRRDLSTLSAAEQQQAVRAAVNADALEAFDLQQDLLLRARFLRLGEDDGVLLFTMHHIVSDGWSMGVLIDEFVTHYDSLLAGQPDPLPPLTVQYADYAQWQRDYLQGDVLDQQLAFWQETLADLPAVHSLPLDFPRPEQPGQEGGHVVITVDAEVTPGSAPTGTCATGHPVHAAARRPDTVAVPSQPQP, encoded by the coding sequence ATGAGCCAGGTAATTTCGGCAGCGGACCTCATTCATACCCTGAACCAGCAGGGCGTCGAGCTGTATATGGATCAGGGAACGTTGAAAGCCCGTTCCCGCAAAGGCCGGCTGACGCCGGAAGTGGTTGAGCTGATCAAAGCCCATAAACCACAGTTACAGGCGCATCTGACGGCCACCGGCGGCAGCGCACTTCAGCGTCCGCCGATCACTGCCGTGCCGAGAACCGGCGCGCCGATCCCCTTGTCCTACGCCCAACAACGGCTGTGGTTCATCGACCAGCTGTCCGGTGGCAGCGCCCACTACAACATTCCCGGTGCTTTGCGGGTGCAGGGCCGTTTTGATGATCAGGTGGCCGAACAGGCCCTGCAACGCATCGTCGACCGCCACGAACCCCTGCGCACGGTGTTTCGTCAGCGCGGCGACGTGGCCGAGCAGGTGATCCGGACGCAGGTGACCTTGCAGCTACAGCGCCGGGATTTGAGCACTCTGTCCGCCGCTGAGCAGCAACAGGCGGTGCGGGCAGCGGTCAACGCCGATGCCCTGGAAGCCTTCGATTTGCAACAGGATCTGTTACTGCGAGCCCGTTTTCTACGCCTTGGTGAGGATGACGGCGTGTTGCTGTTCACCATGCACCACATCGTCTCCGATGGCTGGTCCATGGGCGTTCTGATCGACGAATTCGTCACCCACTATGACAGCCTGCTGGCCGGCCAGCCCGATCCTCTGCCGCCGCTGACCGTGCAATACGCCGACTATGCCCAGTGGCAACGCGACTACCTGCAAGGAGACGTGCTCGACCAACAACTGGCATTCTGGCAGGAGACCCTGGCGGACCTGCCGGCAGTACACAGCCTGCCACTGGACTTTCCCCGTCCGGAACAGCCCGGCCAGGAAGGCGGCCATGTGGTCATCACCGTCGATGCCGAGGTGACCCCAGGCTCTGCGCCAACAGGCACGTGCGCAACAGGCCACCCTGTTCATGCTGCTGCACGCCGCCCTGACACTGTGGCTGTCCCGTCACAGCCACAGCCGTGA